The segment AGTTGGTACTAATGACGCAGTTATAGGGAAACTCTCTATTAATTGGAATACATTCTTTCAGACTTGTcacgtctgcggaaattttagCCGATGATGGGGGTTCAACAAACACCGCTACCGacaaaaatcaacaaaaagtCTGAGAAGTCACTGACAATAGGTGCCCGAATAGCGGAGCATGATCTTGAGCCGCGACTCAAGAATATTGTGAAATGGCTGGGCAAGCGACACGAAATCCGCATACTCATCCAGGGCAGTGCTAGCGGATCTTACGAAAGCAGCGCTGAGCGCATAGTCAAGGCTATTGGACAAACCATTGCAGACCCGCAGGTCATTGACAAAATAGTTCAAAAACGCAGCAAAcgttcatacatacatatataaaattTAGCATTTTGCCTGTGACTCAGCCAGCTCCAACTACGCCTACCCCCACCCAGTCGTGACAACTAACGCCATTGCCTCGGATAAATCCCAGTCATTTTACAGCAATGGCGTTGCCTCTGTCCTTTGGCATTAAACGGGGCGCCCATAACTACTCCTCCACGGAAAATAATGGGGGACGACGACCCACTGCATCGACCACTGGCGGCTGCAtcaattatttttatatttactATGAAATATGTCTTCTGGATGCACTTTAATTAAGAAGGATACTTGAATGCTTGAAAAGTTTAATCTGATGTATGCTCAGCATTTTAGTTAAGAtcatttttatttgtattgaAAAGCCAATTAATAAACAGCCAGAAAACCTCAAGATAATTCGAATTTTTCATGGAAGTCATGATGAAGTTAAAACTCCAATCTATCCACTTCGATATCTTTTAATATCTCATATAGATTTGTGTTGATTTTATATAGGTGCCATTAATTTAATTGGTATTTTCTgttatatattttgtatatagCATGTGTTATGAATTGTATGGATTCTAAACACATAAGTTAATGAAATATTACACTCTTTCTTTATAATATGAAGTCGCTAGTTTAAAGCAAAGCTTACAATTGAACTAAAGTCTACTATTGTTGCACGAGCAGGTAAAGCTTTTATTTGGTTtggaaataaatataaatagtGTTTTTTTAATCATATTGGAAATTtgaaaaagcaacaaatcgGAGCATAAGTTTGTGGACTTTTGGACATTCATTTATTTCGTTTACCTAAAAGCCTACGACTATAGCAGTGAATTTTGCTTTGTTTGGATACAAATTACAGGCGACGTACAACTTACATTATAATTTTAGCAATTAAAGCAATCAACTAAAAATACGGCACAAGGAACATTTTCATATtacacaaaataaataaaagattAATTTCATAATTTAGTTTATAActaaaacacacaaaaacttTATGCTTTAACGGCTGAATTATATTAATACATGTTTTTGGATAAAAAGATAGAGAGAGAACGAAAAAAGGGAATTAAATAACAATGTAAAAAGCCATTAAGAAAATGCTATCCTCAAAAAAGAACTCACGCTATATTGTTGCAACTGATAAGCCTCATACTGAAGATATTCTTGATGAATTTGAAACGGATAAGGAGTCTTACAATATGGTAAAAGGAATTCATTAAACATTGACATtttcacttaaacttttgGAATAATATATGCACTAAATAAGTTAACTACAGTAAATGCCAAAAGCGTTTTAGTTACATTGTTGCCGCTTTGATTGCATTGGTGATTCCAGATACTGACCTAGACGCGCTGAATCTCAAAGAGCTTGACCTCCGTATCATACCAAATGGCAGGCTCCACATTGCGCAGGTAGATGACACCCCAGATGTAAGTGCGGAAACAGGCTGTGGTGCCTGCGTTTGCCTGATACTTCCGTATTAGTATAGGATGTGGAACAGGCAACAGGCCAACCAGCGTTCCATGTTGCAGAAATTTAAGGATCTCTGATTCGTCAGTAAGGCCCTTGTCTATGCATATCTTCTCCAGCTGCGGTACCAGAACCTGAAGCAAGCGCATTATCGTCTGCAGCGGCAACTTTGAGCGCCAGGAGACAATCCACTCGGGTGTGGGTGCCCATCGATCCCCCTCGCCGGGAACCATGCGAATGTTGCTCCGATGGGCCACCGATAGCCGTGACTGGTGGTTGGTGGGTGAGGTAGATTTTCGACCACCAGTTGGTGTTGTGACGGGGGACTTGTCATACGGGACGATTTCAGTAGATTCTTCCGTCTGCGTTTTATCATTTGGATGGGCCTGCTCACGCTCAGTCATCTGACTGATGGCTGGTGTGTCTCGCAAGGATGTTTTCAAAGTGCCCGGCTCGGCAGGTTGAGCAGTTAGTatctctggctgtggctcttcTATTTGTGACCGCTCATTGGATTCCGTTTCCGATTCAAGATCTTCCTCAGCCTTCGGCTCTGCATTTATCgtgtcctcctcctcatctTCATCTTCATCATCATTATACTCTTCCGGCACGTGGGCTGAGGGCAGCTCTTGCAAAGCAGCTGCTTTCCTCCGCTGCGGTACACGTGGCAAATTGAACTTTCCACCTGCCTTGCGCCCTCTCATACACTTGGCTATCCCGGCCATATCTGTGGGGAGATTCGCCATGGCATGGAACACATGACGCTTCCGTATTAAGGTATACACTAGATTCGAGTTCCCGTCAAACTGATACTGTATAATGTTGTTAAAGATCTCCAGCAAGAAGAACACCAAATGATGATTGCTTGGCGCTGATAACAGAAACCAAGGCGTGCTGAAGGCCTCGAGAAGATGCAGGAGCTTCACACTGGCCACCATCGAAAGGGTCTTCAAGTACGGTGAAACATTCACCAAAATAGTCAGCAGACAATCGAACAGCGGCTGCAGGCGCTGATGGTCAGTTGCAATGATTTTGTGAAACACTGTGATGAGCAAATCCGCATGAGTTCCGGTGAAGACTGGAATGTCCATCGGTACAGTGGCGGAGTAAACCTTATTTAGGCGAACACCAAAGTTTCGCTCCCCTGAAATGTAAGAACTTAAGTCGTTGCACACTGTCAATAATAAACGAGggtaacgttgtgagttgctgcggagaacgcaactctacatttatacccgatacttagtcagtatggctctcctccagacgccgctaatattaaacgacacgacaaagagtgcgtgcgagagagacagaaaatcagtatgatcgtgacgtcgggagctgcgtagccactgcgaattgatttgttccttttggctataaaattatctgatctgatccagattcaggaatctgatagatatggtcattatctatgattttgcgtttttagttttctcgaatgtgcaatattgtggatgcaacagattttcgttctttgtgggggcggaagggggtggggcgaaattctgagatatacgttttatagtgagatctgacagaagtgcggataccaaatttggttatttAATTTGGCTCTTACAatagccctaatagtctctgagatttttgaatattcccagattttcgtcctttgcggggcggaagggggtgtggcgaaattgggacacgaaacggtcaaggtccgatatcacaggagtgtggataccaaatttgtttgctatggctcttataggttctgagatccttgaactcatattttgcaattggcaaaacagaccgtgaaacctgtgtgttagagagagacagagcgagaaagaatgaaattgttttcttgattctggctataataattatacgatctggttgagattttacaatctagaacatatagtcatcctctacgattctgcgtttttggttttatcatatctttaaaaatgtggatgccaaagattttcgtcctttgtgggggcggaagtgggcggggcgaagttttgaaatatttttgtagcagtgacatatcacagaagtctggatccaaaacatcgttgctcaaGCTCTTacagtctttgagcactaggcgctgaaggggacggacagacggacagacggacggacggacagacggacagacggacggacggacagacagacatggctcaatcgactcggctattgatgctgatcaagaatatatacactatggggtcggaaacgattccttctggacgttacacacatccacttttaccacaaatctaatataccccaatactcattttgagtatcgggtataaaaaggggcTCACCTGACAACAGCAGTAGTATGAATACTCCTATGTGCATCAGGCCTACGCGTGATTGGTCCGCCCGAGAGTAGTTCAAGTGATACAATATGGGAATGAGTATGTCTAAAACATCTGAACTCTTCAGAACGAAATACAAAAACTTTTTTTTGTAGTCGCATATCTTCCAGAACAAAATGAGCAGCTCCTGATGACAATGCAAACGCTTTGTGGAATTAGGTAAATAGTTTTGAACCAGGGGATTATTTAACAGACGAGTTATGCCCTTGAGGATAAAATGGAAATCCTCATCCCGATGGACACGCGACAGATAATTGATGAACAAATTGTCCCCGCAGTTTCCTTCGTCATAGGAGTGCTGTCCAGTTTGGGTGAGCTGTTGCTGCACCACCATGTCATGGTCCAACGTGACAATAAGGAGTTGCAGACAAGGCTCGACCAAGGgctccgtggtgtccgcaaagATCAGGTGGTTGTAGGGTACGCCATATCCAACTGGATCATACGAACATACTGTGTTTAAGAATGATGTAAAGAGAGGCAGGGCATGACGATTGTCGGCCGAGGTGAAGTAGGCTATCCATTTGTTGGGCTCTTCGGATTGTTGAGGCGAACGGTACATCGGCTCTGAGAAACAAGTGAGAAGCAGCTTCAATAGCTCCGTGCGCCGGCGCTCCATGTGGGCATTGTGAGGTGGGGACTGGGCGAATCCCACTCCTGCCTCCCAAATATATTCGCAGCTATCAATATTGGCGAGTTCCTTGGCCTTATCCGGACCCGCGCGACGAGCCGAGGTAACAGTGAAATCTGGACAGAAGAGTAAATCGCAAATGGCATTCAGTAAAGACTGGGCCAAAGGCATTGTCTTTTCCTGGGACGGCAAACTGCTCCAAAAGAAATCGCGCCATTTATCATCCTCAAAGATGTATGGCAAACATCTGATCAGGAGGCGCACACAGTTCAAAACGCACTGTTGCTCTGCCTGAGTGCGGCAGCTGCTGTCCACCGCCTGGGCCAGTTTCTCGACAGCCTTATAGCACAGAGTGGCCAAGTTGGCTGGGTTATCGTTCCTTATTTGTCGAATTTCATTCGATGTAACCAAAGCGAACACATCCTCAAGCGTTGTTTGATGGCCTTGCCAGAACTGCTCCCAGAATTGCTCATCACTGGGGTCGATTTTCTGATTCTTTTGCGTCAGCTGCACAATTGCCTTGCGAAAGTTCAACTTTGAATCTGTGTTTCCCATATTGTTTGGGTTCTGATGTGCTTTGGTATTGTTGAGTGCCTGATTTCCACCTGCCCCGTGTGCGGTCGCCCCAATTCAAGTGTTTCCAGTGGTCTGAAATGAGTTTACATAGAATTTAAATACTTTTCTGTTTAAAATCCGAAAGATTCACAAATTCGCCTACGCACGTAAAGAAAAAGCAACCAGCtctgttgttcttgttgttgtgcaCTGTTGACAGGTCGTCAGTACAGCCAGATTTTCTGAGTCAATACAATTCGTAAAACATTTGCAAAAAATGGCAAAAATCTGCAACTCCCTACACTACCTTTTTGAAGCATGAAGATGGAAGCATTTTGCATATCTAATGAATATCAAACAGGATTGAAATGTTTTACAAAATTACACTGTGCGACAATATGCAAACTTTTGAATGTACTTTGCTGGCCAACTGGCTTGTTTCCGCAAAGTCTGTCCTTTTTTTGTACAATAAAATTATAAGAGGCATAGGCAAAATATTTGCAACGAGATTTTTTTTTAGGTCTCTATGGATTTCTTGCTGGATCTCTAGCTAGATAGTTTTTCGCAGTGCACATCTCAGGCAAGAGCTTGAGATGGAGAAACATCGATGATAGCGGTCATCGATATTTTCGATGCTTTGAGTGCATGAAACATCGATTTTTTTCAAATTTTCCATCTTTCAAATCATTGTAATCCGTTTCCTTTTCGTCAAAACTCagctttttttttaattggATAAGCATAGGGGCTTAGTGGTGGCAAAAAGTTTAATTATGGCTGCTTTTCAGTTACGTCTGTTCGATTTTCCTAATATCTTATCCCTGTTCTGCCTATCGTGTCAACTATCACCACTTAATAATAGTAGCGTAATAATTTTGGCTGAGGGAAAAGAAGCAAAAATAAATCCTTCAGGCTAATTTTATCATTAGATCAAACATATTGTCatgatccgcctctttgccagcctggcctatcgttcccagctagctcacggggaagtcaggggtgtttccgacccgataaggCAGGGGACGGATTAAAcaattctcgctctcgtcccacccaactaccgttttctattcactcatgactcttttcaaattttcattttatatccattatattttcttatttatcttCTTGAACATTAtttgttccagtcccacctgaacgataggtggccagggctgagggcgacgcaccatctagcggaagtccagggaggctcgatggtgtatggtgACAtcgggggagctggagccgtactgggtatataataaatataataggATtagttacatatatgtattagtaagggaaaaaggggataaataggagtgaaaatattagaaaacgtggattggattatggaaatcgtggagcgtggacggaagagttacgtcgaaatttgaaattttgtgcttaaaacagaaagtttgaagtgagtacagaaaaagTGGGCGagaaaataggttgtaatgcagaaaattttactcacagccggcaaggaatatagccaccagaaccgggccagaaggtttcctggagaggaacACTGGAGTtccacaccgcacgatcgttgcatcgccttccagtgcgtgccacacgtttggtctcattcaccacgTAAAaacccgaaaccctattcacacacacacacgcgcacacgtataaacggacctatataaatttagggctgaccggccacggccagcgatcgcccacgtcgtttgaacttaaagaaaaaaaacataatccgcactccaaacaccgttccacattaaatgttattttgttccgtgtgttgtcctttatttagtaattagtattagcttaaaccgtttaacgtaaaatcttggccattgaaaaaaaatatgtaaaaacaccaacacctttcacgaacctaaatctgagatcagctgttcagtgccagaaggttaacccttagtgggtgacgcgggggtcccatcagtccaccgtatttggtcgagcgatttgtggaaaaatattgtttattgtttatgtcccggggacccttaacaagagctcttggtaggttaagtctccgtaggggcccgagttaaattaactcccgtaaaactggatccactcatctacacatattccattacgtatgggtgagggtatccctgttggttgaacgaaatttcagcagttatttccttgtttgcctttgtgtcgaacgttttggtgtttcttagtggttagtgataattttgagtatagctatttattaatgagaaagatgaaattgtcaatttacgattattaaagcttggatatatattgaagcatgatgcattaaatttaaaatagagggaggacgcatggcgtaagccatggattaggccagccgttaccgttccagcagagggtggccaaaatgaacgttgtgtttggtcacaggtagggcgggcgcgcgaagtgataacacccaagcttcacccacttgatagccgtctgtttatgattttctttgtctttaggttgttgttagttttgatgtcccgagaagtagtatgtctccttttttgtctacatttggtgggcaaggggaactacccatccctggggtcgacagctagccggcattgccctctgggaaacaagccaagtgtaacaaatggCGCACAAGttattttcgaattcgcatgcatctggactgacgcaggttcgggtggtattacaacaaatgtcactcgggctggtaaaggcagatgcggggaatgaaaaaaaataataaatttagtGGAGAAGACTGCTCGCGAAATGCAGTTTAGCTGTCCCGgcagaagtcgctgctgcaggcttaaggtgagcgtaaagctggtccttaatggcgcggggtgattgatgctagggatggatagacggaggcagttaacggatatataaaatatgtgatagggacttacgaattacagttgaacattttgtcgctattcgatgtcgcaagtgaacgtaagtcactgccgttcaacaaaaaaatggcaGGGAGTGTGATAtcgaataaatctgtgatggaatgtgatattggaataagttagagtaagtcatgtaggtaaatgttcattgtagtttcgcacctgtttgtttaaaacaaagccgctttcgtggtttttgaacctgttgtctgtctgccgagaggtggtgaggagtaggtggcccgggagtcgtaaagacaacccgcgatgcatctgttgtcatggcagatcggtatgatggatgacaggaacaaatcacaagCAAAGTGAGCTCATGCACCGTGAGGCTTCTCGTTTATCGGCCATCGCTTAGAGCGATGACTAGAGTAGATGACAGGCCACACAAAGGTGGTGTTCGTAATTGTAGGATATCCGACCGTCAAGTGGAGCGCAGAAACTGGAGCGGTTACTGGTCCCGGCTAGTCACGTGTCCCCTtcttaatgaatcttgtaagaagaagaactgttttatacccgatactcaaaatgagtattggggtatattagatttgtggtaaaagtggatgtgtgtaacgtccagaaggaatcgtttccgaccccataaagtatatatattcttgatcagcatcaatagccgagtcgattgagccctgtctgtctgtccgtccgtccgtctgtccgtctgtccgcccccttcagcgcctagtgctcaaagactataagagctagagcaacgatgttttggatccagacttctgtgatatgtcactgctacaaaaatatttcaaaacttcgccccgcccccttccttccccacaaaggacgaaaatctgtggcatccacaattttaaagatatgataaaaccaaaatcgtagaattgtagagaatgaccatatctttaagactgcggaatctgaattggatcgtattattattatagccagcatcaagaaaacaatttcattttttctcgccctgtctctctctaacacacacgtagcataggcggctttgcttagagtaaaacattagcacctaaatctcagagactataaaagctagagcaaccaaatttggtatccacactcctaatatatcggaccgagacgagtttgtttcaaaatttcgccacacccccttccgcccccgcaaaggacgaaaatctgggaatattcaaaaatctcagagactattaaggctagagtaaccaagtttggtatccgcactcctgttagatcttactataaaacgtgtatctcaaaatttcgccccacccccttccgcccacacaaaagacgaaaatctgttgcatccacaatattgcacattcgagaaaactaaaaacgcagaatcatagataatgaccatatctatcagattgctgaatctggatcagatcagatcatttttatagccaataggaacaaatcaatttgcagtggctacgcagcgcccgacgtcacgctcagactgattttctgtctctctcgcacgcactctttgtcgtgtcgggtAATATTAGTGGCGACTGCCGGAGgatagccatactgacttagtatcgggtataaccgtagagttgcggtatccgcagcaactcacaacgtttcccctcatttttt is part of the Drosophila miranda strain MSH22 chromosome Y unlocalized genomic scaffold, D.miranda_PacBio2.1 Contig_Y1_pilon, whole genome shotgun sequence genome and harbors:
- the LOC108159315 gene encoding protein HID1 yields the protein MGNTDSKLNFRKAIVQLTQKNQKIDPSDEQFWEQFWQGHQTTLEDVFALVTSNEIRQIRNDNPANLATLCYKAVEKLAQAVDSSCRTQAEQQCVLNCVRLLIRCLPYIFEDDKWRDFFWSSLPSQEKTMPLAQSLLNAICDLLFCPDFTVTSARRAGPDKAKELANIDSCEYIWEAGVGFAQSPPHNAHMERRRTELLKLLLTCFSEPMYRSPQQSEEPNKWIAYFTSADNRHALPLFTSFLNTVCSYDPVGYGVPYNHLIFADTTEPLVEPCLQLLIVTLDHDMVVQQQLTQTGQHSYDEGNCGDNLFINYLSRVHRDEDFHFILKGITRLLNNPLVQNYLPNSTKRLHCHQELLILFWKICDYKKKFLYFVLKSSDVLDILIPILYHLNYSRADQSRVGLMHIGVFILLLLSGERNFGVRLNKVYSATVPMDIPVFTGTHADLLITVFHKIIATDHQRLQPLFDCLLTILVNVSPYLKTLSMVASVKLLHLLEAFSTPWFLLSAPSNHHLVFFLLEIFNNIIQYQFDGNSNLVYTLIRKRHVFHAMANLPTDMAGIAKCMRGRKAGGKFNLPRVPQRRKAAALQELPSAHVPEEYNDDEDEDEEEDTINAEPKAEEDLESETESNERSQIEEPQPEILTAQPAEPGTLKTSLRDTPAISQMTEREQAHPNDKTQTEESTEIVPYDKSPVTTPTGGRKSTSPTNHQSRLSVAHRSNIRMVPGEGDRWAPTPEWIVSWRSKLPLQTIMRLLQVLVPQLEKICIDKGLTDESEILKFLQHGTLVGLLPVPHPILIRKYQANAGTTACFRTYIWGVIYLRNVEPAIWYDTEVKLFEIQRV